A genomic stretch from Oreochromis niloticus isolate F11D_XX linkage group LG11, O_niloticus_UMD_NMBU, whole genome shotgun sequence includes:
- the LOC109194551 gene encoding C-C chemokine receptor type 2-like: MSEENTMNYDYYQDYFEIPNHTDFSPTNLSDVKDFNKVFLTTLYSLVFITGFIGNGLVVCVLVKHRNQSNLTDICLFNLALSDLLFVFTLPFYSHYARVGQWTFGDFMCRLISCSHHIGFFSSIFFMVVMTLDRYMIIVHAHRVARYRTMRAAIILTVLVWMLSLFVSLPDFIFIKAIEQESQGVQCYYPEESKVWEHYSLFTINVLGLVIPLLVMVGCYSRIIPTLVSMRTAKKHRIVKLIICIVVAFFLLWAPYNISLFLEFLQKRQKISQNKTWDKNLRLSKTVTEALAYTHCCLNPIIYAFVGEKFMRRALQLLKKFVPFYGRYLSDSSFRRSSVMSRGSEVTSASLKL; this comes from the exons AAGAAAACACCATGAACTATGATTATTACCAAGATTACTTTGAAATTCCTAACCACACAGACTTTTCTCCTACCAACCTAAGTGATGTAAAAGACTTCAACAAAGTGTTTCTCACCACTCTCTACAGTTTGGTTTTCATCACGGGCTTCATAG GTAATGGACTAGTGGTGTGTGTCCTGGTGAAGCACCGCAATCAGAGCAACCTGACAGACATCTGCCTCTTCAACCTGGCTCTCTCTGACCTCCTCTTCGTCTTCACGCTGCCTTTCTACTCTCACTATGCCAGGGTCGGCCAGTGGACTTTTGGAGACTTCATGTGCCGTTTGATCTCCTGCTCTCACCACATTGGCTTCTTTAGCAGCATCTTCTTCATGGTTGTCATGACGCTGGACCGCTACATGATCATCGTGCACGCTCACAGGGTTGCACGTTATCGCACAATGAGGGCAGCCATCATTCTGACCGTGCTCGTTTGGATGCTGAgcttgtttgtctctctgccaGATTTTATCTTCATAAAGGCAATAGAACAGGAATCCCAAGGAGTGCAGTGTTACTATCCTGAGGAGAGCAAAGTCTGGGAGCATTACAGCCTGTTCACCATAAATGTGCTGGGTCTCGTCATTCCCTTGCTGGTGATGGTAGGTTGCTACTCCAGGATCATCCCCACGCTGGTGAGCATGAGGACTGCAAAGAAGCATCGCATTGTCAAGCTGATCATCTGTATAGTGGTTGCATTTTTCTTACTCTGGGCTCCATATAACATTTCCCTTTTCCTGGAGTTTCttcagaaaagacaaaaaatctCCCAAAATAAAACCTGGGACAAAAATTTAAGGCTGTCAAAAACAGTGACTGAGGCCTTAGCTTACACTCACTGCTGTCTGAACCCCATCATTTATGCTTTTGTGGGAGAGAAGTTTATGAGACGAGCATTGCAGCTGCTGAAAAAGTTTGTGCCTTTTTACGGAAGATATTTGTCAGACAGCTCATTCAGGAGAAGCTCAGTTATGTCCAGGGGCTCTGAAGTCACCTCTGCTTCTTTGAAACTATAG